Genomic DNA from Lutibacter sp. A80:
TGTAATTCATAATTCTAACTGGATATAAATGGCAAGAAATAGGTTTTTTCCATTTAATTAAACCTTGATTGTAAGCTTCTTCGATTCCGCATTTAGCAGTATTATTGTCATCAAAAGTTACAAAAGCACAATCTTTACCATCTATTAAGGTTGTTTCATACTCCCCTTCATTGGTAATAAATAAACCTTGATCTTCAATAGCTTTTATGCCTTCTTCGCGTAAAAAAGGTTTAACTTTTGGATAAATATCCAATAAAATTTGAAGTTCACTTTCTTCTAATGGTGCTCCAGCTTCACCATCTATACAACACTTGCCCTTGCAAGCATTTAAATTGCAAACAAAATCTTTTTCGATAATGTCTTCTGAGACTATTGTTTTTCCTAATTGAAACATTTTGCAAAACTAAACTTTTTTATGCTAAATTTGTTATTATTATTAAAGGATTATCTACTTTTGCCGACCCTTAATTTAAATGGTATTGATATGTTAATTAATTTTAAAGAAATACTTACTGCAACTATGGTATTATTTGCGGTTATAGATGTAATTGGAAATATTCCAATTATTATTGATTTACGTGCAAAATTTGGACAAATTCAATCTGAAAAAGCTTCTATTATTGCGGGTGTAATAATGATTGCCTTTTTATATTTAGGAACAAGTATTCTAAATTTAATTGGAATTGATGTTAATTCTTTTGCTGTTGCAGGTGCCTTAATTTTATTTTTTATTGCATTAGAGATGATTTTAGGTGTTTCGCTTTATAAAGAAGAAGAAACAAATGCAAGAACAATTTCTGTTTTTCCATTAGCATTTCCTTTAATTGCAGGCCCTGGAAGTTTAACAACCTTACTTTCTTTACGTTCCGAATTTGCTACTGTTAATATTTTAATTGCAATAATTATTAATTTGTTTTTTATGTATACTGTGCTTAAGACTTCTAATAAACTAGGTAAATTTATTGGCGATAATGGTATTTTAATTATTAGAAAAGTTTTTGGAGTAATTTTACTAGCTATTTCGGTAAAATTATTTACTTCAAACATTCAAGATTTAATGTCTTTAAATTTATAGTATGAAATATTTCGATGTTTTAATTATTGGTGGAAGTGCAGCAGGTTTATCTAGTGCCTTAATTTTAGGTTCTGCAATAAAAAAACCGTTTGCTGAAGGAAAAAAAATAGGAATTATAACGCATCAAAAAACTTCTGCATTAAATAATGCTGAGTTAAATAATGTATTAGGTTTTGATAAAGGAACCAAAGGAGGTGCTATTCTTAAAAAAGGATTATTGCAATTAGCAGAAGATTTTCCTCATATCGAACAAATAGAAAAAGAAAAAGTGGTTTCTGTAACTGGTTCTACACCTAATTTTATAGTTAAAACCAATAAAAATGAATATAGTGCAGCTATAATTGTTATGGCAATTGGACCTTCAAATTTATTTAATATTGAAGGTTTAACAGAGTATGTAACGCCACATACAAGTATTCCTCCACAAAAAGAGAAAATAATGCTAAAAAACAACAATCATTTAGTTAAAGATGGACTTTATGTGGCAGGTGTTTTGGCAGGTTGGAGAAGTCAATACGCAATAGCTGCAGGGAGTGGAGCTTTAGTTGCTACAGATATTTTAACTTTATGGAATAACGGAAACCACACTATGGTTCACGATGTTATTGAGTAAAAGTATTGTATATAAAAAACGCTATTATTTTATAAGATAATAGCGTTTTTAAATAATTTATTTTTTTACTGCTGTTTTAAAAGTCAAAACCTAAATTAACACCTAAGTTTTTTGCAATTAGCATTGTAATTCTTGTTTTTAGTTGAGGTATTTTAATTTTTTCAACTACTTCATTTCCAAAGGCAAATAATAATAAAGCTTTAGCTTCTTTTTTAGGAATACCTCTAGATTGCATATAAAATAGTGCACTTTCGTCTAATTGACCAATAGTACAACCGTGAGAACATTTTACATCATCAGCAAAAATTTCTAATTGAGGTTTTGCATTAATACTAGCCCCATCATCAATTATAATATTGTTGTTTTGTTGAAAAGCATTTGTTTTTTGTGCAGCTTGTTGCACAATTACTTTTCCATTAAATACACCTGTAGATTTATCGGCATAAATTCCTTTATATAATTCGTGACTTTCACAATTAGGGAATTTATGATTAACCAAAGTGTGGTTATCTACATGTTGTTTATTATTTAGAATTGAGATACCGTTTAAATTAGATGTAATATATTCACCTTCTTGATGAAACTCTAAATTATTTCTCGTTAATTTTCCTCCAAAAGAATATGTATGAACAGAGGCAACACTTTGTTGTTTTTGTGAAACAAAAGTACTGTCGATTAATGATGAATTTTCGGTGTCATTTTGAATTTTGTAAAAATCTATAATAGCACGTTTATGAGCGAAAATTTCTGTAACAGCATTAGTAAGTACAGTATTTTTTGATAGGTTTTGATGGCGTTCAATAATTTGGACATGAGAATTTTCTCCAACAACTATTAAGTTTCTAGGGTTAAGCATTACTTCTGCTTCACTTCCTGTAGAGAAATGTAAAATTTGTATAGGTTTTGGTACAACGGTGTTTTTTGGAATATTAATAAAAGCTCCTTCAACCGAAAAAGCAGTATTTAATTCTGTTAAACTATTGCTTTTTTTTGCAATGGTATTGAAATAATTATCTACTACCATTTTATATTTTGGACGCGTAAAGGCAGAAGATAATACACAAACATCGCATTCATCGTGTGTTGTGTTTGATAAAAAAGAGCTAAAAACACCATCAATAAAAACTAAAGTATAAGACTCTATTTCGTTTATTGAATATTCTCTTACATGTTTAAATTCAACAGCTTTTTTTGTTTCAGGAAAAAGGCTGTAGTCGTTTTTTAATAACGAGTTTAAGCTTGTATATTTCCATTCTTCATCTTTTTTAGTTGGAAAACCTTTTTTTTCGAAATTATGAATAGCTTTGGTTCTAATATTATGTGATTTAGAATCTAAATCTAATCCACCTTTATTTTCAAATGCTAAGAATGAAGAAACTAATTTTTCTTTTAAATCCATTGTGATGTGAGTTTTCAGTTTTCAGTGCCAATTTTTCAGTTTTAACTGTTTATTGTAACTGCAACTGTTTACTTTAATATTTTATTTTAACCAGTCGTAACCTTTAGCTTCTAGTTCTAAAGCTAATTCTTTTCCGCCAGATTTTACAATTTTACCATTGTATAAAACATGTACAAAATCTGGAACAATATAATCTAATAAACGCTGGTAATGCGTAATAACTAACACTGCATTGTCTTTGCTTTTAAGTTTATTTACCCCATTTGCTACAACTTTTAAAGCGTCTATATCTAAGCCCGAATCTGTTTCATCTAAAATAGCAAGTTTAGGTTCCAACATTGCCATTTGAAAAATTTCGTTACGTTTTTTTTCACCTCCAGAAAAACCTTCATTTAAAGAACGTGATAAGAATTTTCTATCAATTTCTAATAAATCGGCTTTTTCACGAATAAGTTTCAGCATATCTTTAGCTGGTAACTCTTCTAAACCTTTAGCTTTACGAGTTTCGTTAATTGCAGTTTTAATAAAGTTTGTAACGGTTACTCCAGGAATTTCAACAGGGTATTGAAAAGATAAGAATATACCTTTATGTGCTCTTTCTTCAGGAGCTAAATCTTCCAAGTCTTCGTTGTCTAAAACAACAGCGCCTTCTGTTACTTCAAATTCTTCTTTTCCGGCAATAACAGCTGAAAGTGTACTTTTTCCAGAACCATTTGGCCCCATTATAGCATGTACTTCACCTGGTTTTATTTCAAGATTTATACCTTTTAAAATCTCTTTATCGTTGATACTTGCGTGTAAATTTTTTACTTTTAACATCTTAATTTATAATTTGAATGTTTTAAAGTTGAGAGTTTTATAAGTTATAATTAGAACTTAAAACTTAAAACTTCGAACTTTTTAACTTTATGAACTTTTAACCTACTGAACCTTCTAAACTAATTTCTAGTAATTTTTGAGCTTCAACAGCAAATTCCATAGGTAATTTATTTAATACTTCTTTTCCAAATCCGTTTACAATTAGTGCAATAGCTTTTTCAGTATCTATACCACGTTGATTGCAATAAAATAGTTGATCTTCACCAATTTTACTTGTTGTTGCTTCGTGTTCTATTTGAGCTGTTTTGTTTTTAGCTTCAATGTATGGGAAAGTATGTGCACCACACAAATCTCCCATTAAAAGTGAATCGCATTGCGAAAAATTACGCGCATTTTTAGATCTAGCACCAACTTGAACCAAACCTCTATATGAATTTTGCGAATGTCCGGCTGAAATTCCTTTAGATATAATTGTACTTTTAGTATTATTTCCTAAGTGAATCATTTTTGTACCAGTATCCGCTTGTTGGTAGTTGTTGGTAACCGCAATTGAGTAAAACTCTCCAACAGAATTATCACCTTTTAAAACACAACTTGGGTATTTCCAAGTAACAGCACTTCCAGTTTCTACTTGTGTCCAAGAGATTTTGGCATTTTTTTCGCATAAACCACGTTTAGTTACAAAATTGTAAACACCACCTTTTCCTTCTGCATCACCAGGAAACCAGTTTTGAACAGTAGAATATTTTATTTCGGCATCATCTAATGCAATTAGTTCAACAACAGCTGCGTGTAACTGATTTTCATCACGTGCAGGTGCTGTACAGCCTTCTAAATAACTAACAAAGCTTCCTTTATCTGCAACAACTAATGTGCGTTCAAACTGACCAGTACCACCTTCGTTAATTCTAAAATAGGTTGAAAGCTCCATAGGGCAGGTAACTCCTTTTGGAATGTAACAGAAAGATCCATCGGAAAATACTGCTGAATTTAAAGCAGCATAAAAATTATCTGTTTTTGGAACAATGGTTCCTAAATATTTTTTCACCAATTCTGGATGTTCTTGTATGGCTTCAGAAATTGGGCAAAATATAATCCCTTTTTCGTTTAATGTTTTTTTGAAAGTAGTTGCAACAGAAACGGAGTCCATTACAACATCAACAGCTACATTTGATAAGCGTTTTTGTTCGTCAATTGAAATACCAAGTTTTTCAAAAGTTTTTAGCAATTCTGGATCAACTTGATCTAAACTGTCTAATTTTGGTTTTTGTTTTGGAGCAGAATAATAACTAATATCTTGAAAATTTGGTTTTTCATAATTAACATTCGCCCAGTCTGGTTCTTCCATTTCTTTCCAAACTTTAAAAGCTTCTAAACGCCATAAGGTCATCCATTCAGGTTCGTTTTTCTTTTTAGAAATTGCAATTACAACTTCTTCATTTAAACCAACAGGAAACTTATCAGCTTCAATATCTGTGTAAAAACCGTATTCGTACTCTTTTGTTTCGAGTTCTTTTTTTAAATCGTCTTCAGTAAATTTACTCATAGTTCATTTAAAGATTTAAATATTGAATGATTAAAATTTAATCAATATTACTGTTTTTAAGAAAGTTAATAAATTTAGATAATATCTTAAACCTTATTAATTAAAGTAAAAACTGTTTTTTCTAATATTTGTAATTCTCAACAAATTCTTGACAGACTTCTAATTTTACCATTTGGTTGTTTTAAAATATTTAATGGATTTGAAAGAGCTGCTCTTTGAATTTGATTTTTTTATGTTATTATTGAAAGATTTTTCATCGGTAAGTTTATAAATGGTAACTGAAAAATCGAATGTTTATTGTAAACTTTTAAATTTCCGGAATTTTTCATAAACCTATCTCTTTTAATCTTTTAAATTTTTATAAAGAAAATGATTCTCCACAACCACATGTACGTTGCGCATTTGGATTGTTAAAAACAAAACCAGTTCCGTTTAATCCGCCAGAATATTCTAATGTTGTGCCAACTAAATACAAAAAACTTTTTTTGTCAACAATAATTTTTATACCATTATCTTCAAAAACCTTATCACCTTCTTTGTTTTCTTTGTCAAATTTTAAATCGTATGAAAGTCCTGAGCAACCACCACTTTTAACACCAACTCTTACAAAGTCAACTTTTGGGTCAAAGCCATCATCAGTCATAAGTTCTACAACTTTCTTTTTTGCTATTTCTGAAACTTTTATCATTTTTCTATAAATTAATATGCAAAGGTAATCCTTAAAATATGATATTTATCATAAAATGAATCAAAATTCTATATATTTCTATAAATAGAATCAATATTACAAAAATACTATATTTCTATTGATTTGTAATTGTTTTTAAGTTAATCTTAACTATTGATTTCTAAATATTAAATTCAATATCTTTGCAAAATGATAGAAGATAAAAATCAAACACGTACAAGTTTGTCTGAATTAGGCGAATTTAAACTTATAAAACACTTAACTCAAAATTTTAAGATAGCACAATCTACTACAGTAAAAGGAGTTGGAGACGATGCCGCTGTGTTAGATTTTAAAAATAAACAAATGTTGGTTACAACAGATTTGTTGATTGAGGGTGTACATTTTGATTTAAGTTATATGCCACTTAAGCATCTTGGTTATAAGGCTGTTATGGCTAATTTATCTGATGTGTATGCTATGAATGGTGTTGCAAGCCAAATAACAGTTTCAATTGCTGTTTCTAACCGTTTTCCGTTAGAGGCAATTGAAGAATTATATGAAGGAATTCATTTAGCTTGTAAAAATTATACAGTTGATTTAGTGGGCGGAGATACCACATCTTCGGTTACTGGTTTACTAATAAGTGTTACTGCAATTGGTGAGGTAGATAAGCAAGAAGTTGTATATAGAAATTCTGCAAAACCAAACGATTTGCTTGTGGTGTCAGGTGATATAGGTGCTGCATATTTAGGGTTACAAGTATTAGAGAGAGAAAAACAAGTTTTTGAAGTAAATCCGAATTCACAACCAGATTTAACAAATTATTCTTACTTAATTGAACGACAATTAAAACCTGAGGCTAGAAAAGATATTGTAAAATTATTGAAAGATTTAAAAGTGAAACCAACTGCTATGATTGACATTTCAGATGGGCTTTCATCTGAAATTTTACATATTTGTGAGCAATCTGAAGTTGGATGTAATTTGTATGAAGAAAAAATTCCATTAGATCCTCAAGTTATTGCTACTTGTGAAGAATTTGAATTAAATAGCACAACTATTGCCTTAAGTGGTGGTGAAGATTACGAGTTGTTATTTACAATTTCTCAAGAAGATTTCCCTAAAATTAAAGGGAATCCACATTTAACAGTTATAGGACATATTGCTGATAAAAGTATTGGTGCAAATTTAGTAACCAGAGCTGGGCAACAAATAAAATTAACAGCTCAAGGTTGGAAAGCGTTGGATTAGATTTTAAAGCATTAAGTTTATATTAATTGCACTTTTTAGCAAAGTTGGTTAAAGTTGTAATTAACGCTTCTTTATTTTCTATATGGCTCATATGTCCATCCGGAAATTCAACAAGCTGTACATTGGTATTTTTTGTTTGTTCAATTAAAGAAGTATATTCTAAAGCTGGATCTTGTTTACCAATAATCATTTGAATAGGAAAATTAGCACTTTTATAAACCGAAGTATAATCTTCTCTTATTTTCATACCTTCTAAGGCTGCAATAATTCCTTGTGGAGACATGTTTAATGCATCATTAGTTATTGCATTTATTTCTGAAGTAAAAATATTTTTGTTTTCTTCAGAAAAAAGCATTGGTATTGCTATTCTAATAAATGTTTTATGGTTTTGTTTTACCGCAATAATTGCTCTATCTCTGTTTGCTTTTTTTTCTTTAGAGTCAGGTAATGCTGTGGAATTCATTAAACATAAACCTTTAATGTTGTTTGGTACTAATTTGCAAATTTCTAAGGCAATATAACCACCCATACTGTGTCCAACTAATATATATTTTCGTATACGTAGGTGTTTTAAAACGGCAATAACCATTGCTGCTTGATCTTGCATTGTATGAATATAACCATGATTTTCAGAGGCTCCATGTCCTAATAAATCGATGCAAATAATGCGGTATTTTTTTGAAATTTCTTGAGAAATGGAATTCCACATTGTGCTATTTTCTAAAAAGCCGTGTAATAAAACTATTGTTTTACCTGTACCGTTTGAAGTAAAGTTAATAGTTGTGTTTTTATAAGCAAATGTCATTATAACAAGTATTTATAATTTAATTTTTCAGTCCCTTTACAGCAGAAAAAGCTTTATCAACAACATCTTCTTCTACTAAAATAGTAAATTCGTTGGTTGTAGAAACAACTTCATAAAGCGAAATTCCTTCCCAAGCTAATCTTTTAAAAAATTGATAATACAGTCCTGCAATTTTGGTATTTTCTTTTGGTAAACCTATGGTAATTGCTGATAAATTATCTTTTACCGAAGTACATACTTCATCTTTATAATTTTTTTCAATTTTATCTTTTAATGTTGTAGTA
This window encodes:
- a CDS encoding DUF3109 family protein: MFQLGKTIVSEDIIEKDFVCNLNACKGKCCIDGEAGAPLEESELQILLDIYPKVKPFLREEGIKAIEDQGLFITNEGEYETTLIDGKDCAFVTFDDNNTAKCGIEEAYNQGLIKWKKPISCHLYPVRIMNYSEFSAVNYHKWPICDDACTLGKELQVPVYKFVKEALIRKFGKDWYAELEKVAENHKF
- a CDS encoding MarC family protein, yielding MLINFKEILTATMVLFAVIDVIGNIPIIIDLRAKFGQIQSEKASIIAGVIMIAFLYLGTSILNLIGIDVNSFAVAGALILFFIALEMILGVSLYKEEETNARTISVFPLAFPLIAGPGSLTTLLSLRSEFATVNILIAIIINLFFMYTVLKTSNKLGKFIGDNGILIIRKVFGVILLAISVKLFTSNIQDLMSLNL
- a CDS encoding FAD-dependent oxidoreductase, which encodes MKYFDVLIIGGSAAGLSSALILGSAIKKPFAEGKKIGIITHQKTSALNNAELNNVLGFDKGTKGGAILKKGLLQLAEDFPHIEQIEKEKVVSVTGSTPNFIVKTNKNEYSAAIIVMAIGPSNLFNIEGLTEYVTPHTSIPPQKEKIMLKNNNHLVKDGLYVAGVLAGWRSQYAIAAGSGALVATDILTLWNNGNHTMVHDVIE
- the sufD gene encoding Fe-S cluster assembly protein SufD — its product is MDLKEKLVSSFLAFENKGGLDLDSKSHNIRTKAIHNFEKKGFPTKKDEEWKYTSLNSLLKNDYSLFPETKKAVEFKHVREYSINEIESYTLVFIDGVFSSFLSNTTHDECDVCVLSSAFTRPKYKMVVDNYFNTIAKKSNSLTELNTAFSVEGAFINIPKNTVVPKPIQILHFSTGSEAEVMLNPRNLIVVGENSHVQIIERHQNLSKNTVLTNAVTEIFAHKRAIIDFYKIQNDTENSSLIDSTFVSQKQQSVASVHTYSFGGKLTRNNLEFHQEGEYITSNLNGISILNNKQHVDNHTLVNHKFPNCESHELYKGIYADKSTGVFNGKVIVQQAAQKTNAFQQNNNIIIDDGASINAKPQLEIFADDVKCSHGCTIGQLDESALFYMQSRGIPKKEAKALLLFAFGNEVVEKIKIPQLKTRITMLIAKNLGVNLGFDF
- the sufC gene encoding Fe-S cluster assembly ATPase SufC, translated to MLKVKNLHASINDKEILKGINLEIKPGEVHAIMGPNGSGKSTLSAVIAGKEEFEVTEGAVVLDNEDLEDLAPEERAHKGIFLSFQYPVEIPGVTVTNFIKTAINETRKAKGLEELPAKDMLKLIREKADLLEIDRKFLSRSLNEGFSGGEKKRNEIFQMAMLEPKLAILDETDSGLDIDALKVVANGVNKLKSKDNAVLVITHYQRLLDYIVPDFVHVLYNGKIVKSGGKELALELEAKGYDWLK
- the sufB gene encoding Fe-S cluster assembly protein SufB, translating into MSKFTEDDLKKELETKEYEYGFYTDIEADKFPVGLNEEVVIAISKKKNEPEWMTLWRLEAFKVWKEMEEPDWANVNYEKPNFQDISYYSAPKQKPKLDSLDQVDPELLKTFEKLGISIDEQKRLSNVAVDVVMDSVSVATTFKKTLNEKGIIFCPISEAIQEHPELVKKYLGTIVPKTDNFYAALNSAVFSDGSFCYIPKGVTCPMELSTYFRINEGGTGQFERTLVVADKGSFVSYLEGCTAPARDENQLHAAVVELIALDDAEIKYSTVQNWFPGDAEGKGGVYNFVTKRGLCEKNAKISWTQVETGSAVTWKYPSCVLKGDNSVGEFYSIAVTNNYQQADTGTKMIHLGNNTKSTIISKGISAGHSQNSYRGLVQVGARSKNARNFSQCDSLLMGDLCGAHTFPYIEAKNKTAQIEHEATTSKIGEDQLFYCNQRGIDTEKAIALIVNGFGKEVLNKLPMEFAVEAQKLLEISLEGSVG
- a CDS encoding iron-sulfur cluster assembly accessory protein, which gives rise to MIKVSEIAKKKVVELMTDDGFDPKVDFVRVGVKSGGCSGLSYDLKFDKENKEGDKVFEDNGIKIIVDKKSFLYLVGTTLEYSGGLNGTGFVFNNPNAQRTCGCGESFSL
- the thiL gene encoding thiamine-phosphate kinase — translated: MIEDKNQTRTSLSELGEFKLIKHLTQNFKIAQSTTVKGVGDDAAVLDFKNKQMLVTTDLLIEGVHFDLSYMPLKHLGYKAVMANLSDVYAMNGVASQITVSIAVSNRFPLEAIEELYEGIHLACKNYTVDLVGGDTTSSVTGLLISVTAIGEVDKQEVVYRNSAKPNDLLVVSGDIGAAYLGLQVLEREKQVFEVNPNSQPDLTNYSYLIERQLKPEARKDIVKLLKDLKVKPTAMIDISDGLSSEILHICEQSEVGCNLYEEKIPLDPQVIATCEEFELNSTTIALSGGEDYELLFTISQEDFPKIKGNPHLTVIGHIADKSIGANLVTRAGQQIKLTAQGWKALD
- a CDS encoding alpha/beta fold hydrolase, yielding MTFAYKNTTINFTSNGTGKTIVLLHGFLENSTMWNSISQEISKKYRIICIDLLGHGASENHGYIHTMQDQAAMVIAVLKHLRIRKYILVGHSMGGYIALEICKLVPNNIKGLCLMNSTALPDSKEKKANRDRAIIAVKQNHKTFIRIAIPMLFSEENKNIFTSEINAITNDALNMSPQGIIAALEGMKIREDYTSVYKSANFPIQMIIGKQDPALEYTSLIEQTKNTNVQLVEFPDGHMSHIENKEALITTLTNFAKKCN